DNA from Paraburkholderia sp. ZP32-5:
ACGAAAGTCTCGTACCGAAGGAGGGCGATTACTACAGCACCACGATGGCCGGTCAACCCGTCGTGCTGTCGCGTCACACCGATGGCAAGGTCTACGTTCTGCAAAACCGCTGCGGCCACCGTGGCGCCCAGGTCGTCGCGAAAGAGCGAGGCAATACGCGCGCGTTTCTCTGTATGTACCACGGCTGGGGTTTCCGCCTGAATGGCGATCTGGCCGGCGTGCCGATGAAGCAGGACTTTCCGCAGCAGTGCCTGGAAGAACCCGAGTCGGGCATGTTGCGTGTGCCGCGCGTGGAGTCGTATCGCGGTTTCGTCTTCGCGTCGTTCAACGAAGAGGTGATGCCGTTGCTGGACTTCCTCGGCGAAGCACGCGGCGGGATCGACGAACTCGTGAATCGCTCGCCGGTCGGCGAAGTGGAGTTCGGTTCGGGTTGCCACCGTTACTACTTCAAGGGCAACTGGAAGCTGCAAATGGACAACATGGCCGACACCTACCACCCGGCGGCGTGCCACGGTTCCACGGTGGGCCCGGATGGTCGCCAGTTCCAGCGCCGGGCGGGCGCCGAGGGCGGCAGGGCGCCTTTCTTCGCCGAAAACGGCGAAGCAATCGTGTCGCAGCTTGGCGTGCGCGGTTACGCAAACGGCCATAGCTCCGAGCAGTCGCTGTTCGACAAGGAGCAGAAGGGTGGCCACTGGGACGAATACCGCGCACAGATGGTGGCGGCTTACGGCGAAGCGCGCACCGTCGAGATCCTGAAGAACGTCCGCCATAGCCTGACGCTCTTTCCGACGCTCGACATACTGATCGCGCAGACGTCGGTGCGTGTGGTCAAGCCGATTGCCGTCGATTTAACCGAGGTCGAAATCTGGCCGGTGAAATTGAAGGGTGCGCCCGAAGTGATCTCCACGGATATCGTCCGGTTCGTGAACATCACCCACTCGGCGTCGTCGTTCATCCAGACGGACGACATGGAAGCGTTCGAACGTTGTCAGCGCGGCATGCAGACGGGTGGCGAATATATCCTCGTGGCGCGCGGCATCGGCAGCGAAGTGGACGAAGGCAACGGAGTGCTGTTCGGCGCACGTTCCAGCGAGGTGGGGCAGCGCGCAAAGCACTTTGCGTGGCGAGACCTGATGGGCGCCTGAACAGAATTTTCGCAACAAGGAGATTAAATGGACAACGCAACGCTGGATGCCGCCACGCTCGACAAGCTGCGTACCTTCGTTGAAGACGAGGCCGCACTGCTCGACGAACGACGCTACGACGAATGGCAGGAACTGTACGCCGACGATGGCGTGTACTGGGCGCCGTCGCAGCCCGGTCAGCAGGACTGGAACAACACCGTGTCGCTGTACTTCGACGACAGGCACACGATGAAGACGCGCATCGAGCGTCTGAAACACAGCATGATCCACTGCCAGGAGCCGCCCTCGGCGTGCGTGCGCGTGCTTTCCGGTCTGCGCGTGATGTCACGGGCGGCGGACTCCGGAGATTACAGGGTTCGCTCGAAATTCATCATGCTGGAAGATCGTCGCGGTGCGGAGCGTCGCACGTTCGGGGGCAACTATATCCATACGCTGCGGGTTCGGGGAGACAGCTTTCTCATCGTCCAGAAGCGCGTCGAACTGACCAACTGCGAGGCCAGTTTTCCGATGCTGACGCAGCCGTTTTAACAACGGTAGCCGCTGCGCGTAACGGAATGCGCGCAGCGCAAACGACAAGGATGGAGAAAAAGCATGAGCGCAGTTCTTGTGGAGAGCGGGAAGTCAGTTTCCCATGACGGGAAGTTGCCCAGAACCTTGTTTCTGGTTCAGTTTCTCGCGGTCGGCCTCGGGTATCTGCTGTACACGTTCAACAGAACTGCATTCCCGATCGGGTTGAAAAACATCTCGGTTTCTCTCGGGTTTAGCGTCATCGAGATGAGCACGCTGGGGACGATCTTTCTGGTCGGGCAAGGCATCATTGGCATTCCTGCAGGTTTCTGGAACAACACGAACGGAAAGCGCGGGATCACGTACCGCACGAATACGATCATGCTG
Protein-coding regions in this window:
- a CDS encoding aromatic ring-hydroxylating oxygenase subunit alpha — translated: MEKYSKEHLAGLIRSDRVHRDYYIDPRIFEIEKEKIFGKVWVYVGHESLVPKEGDYYSTTMAGQPVVLSRHTDGKVYVLQNRCGHRGAQVVAKERGNTRAFLCMYHGWGFRLNGDLAGVPMKQDFPQQCLEEPESGMLRVPRVESYRGFVFASFNEEVMPLLDFLGEARGGIDELVNRSPVGEVEFGSGCHRYYFKGNWKLQMDNMADTYHPAACHGSTVGPDGRQFQRRAGAEGGRAPFFAENGEAIVSQLGVRGYANGHSSEQSLFDKEQKGGHWDEYRAQMVAAYGEARTVEILKNVRHSLTLFPTLDILIAQTSVRVVKPIAVDLTEVEIWPVKLKGAPEVISTDIVRFVNITHSASSFIQTDDMEAFERCQRGMQTGGEYILVARGIGSEVDEGNGVLFGARSSEVGQRAKHFAWRDLMGA
- a CDS encoding aromatic-ring-hydroxylating dioxygenase subunit beta, translated to MDNATLDAATLDKLRTFVEDEAALLDERRYDEWQELYADDGVYWAPSQPGQQDWNNTVSLYFDDRHTMKTRIERLKHSMIHCQEPPSACVRVLSGLRVMSRAADSGDYRVRSKFIMLEDRRGAERRTFGGNYIHTLRVRGDSFLIVQKRVELTNCEASFPMLTQPF